A genome region from Prinia subflava isolate CZ2003 ecotype Zambia chromosome 12, Cam_Psub_1.2, whole genome shotgun sequence includes the following:
- the SNAPC4 gene encoding snRNA-activating protein complex subunit 4 isoform X3, giving the protein MLLQKSVVSDRLQRLLQPKLIKLSYWNQKLEKVKTEIEKQILEKQIKELEQEIEAINQLPESDLIGNRFDEHDWDKISNIHFDGQRSSEELRKFWQNWEHPSINKKEWTEEEIERLKEIAAKHNYLDWQTIAQELGTNRTAFQCLQKYQIHNKDLKRKEWTKDEDEMLSDLVQEMRVGNHIPYKKIAYYMEGRDSAQLIYRWTKSVDPSLRKGPWTAEEDGMLMAAVQKYREKQWYKIRTEVPGRSDAQCRDRYLKVLHWDVKKGKWSPEEEEQLIELVQKHGVGRWAKIASELPHRTHSQCQSKWSLMIGSKKKRSEATKRRHGDDSSSPSESSSEEDMELELEDSSDERESSTTRREECAVPSIDLWIPTHTDTQVATAERYTIQSLLSGAGSSCRDFARAGCDRGGAADQSCQLTTVLKGIAHPYATDVLVENPAEVMAQASQSGKHVLWISLEDVRKILKSNTRFQRKLIVKPPGSLLSQPPGVAAAAGQDVPGLSERAQRQIKERWRRLSMDRKLLMAVTPWVGNVLLPCTMQAGRMPFHHTKAAAVPEQMKSVSLTSTPLFALLIQLFQIDTKGCMKIIKERRLRQLELLKANQASQNTETTSGNSSQASSQRNSQQGIPKNAGRKSSASRASESRAPAVHRAPPALCQRQKPKTVSELLREKRLREYQAKRAVQRTVLIAPQVLVTGPLIIQHPPQQIILSAQAGSKPAAAAGTDSQARGSPGPTETSALVPENHSSAVPENGKSPGCSQGTDQQSRKKLKEEALESSPGGGVSPGVNPAASEKAPDQGGCNGQVTTNSSASAVLQNQAFVPHQITVVPLGVESGQVSLSTPVTCELKRNRPQQRPVRLLPALVTPQSPPPAIPNSVLPFRWVVTPQGVLPSTVQTVVGVQEMPAAAGTSQCHTTVTSNSNVSGLGGTPEPAGANPPPRSRAETKGPSSQRAGAPVGKAAEQSTVPSPVTSVSPGCSTSSVSAVTPECSELSSVAPDSSAAPAASPALCAVVLPQTQPPASSQGSDSQPVPSLTSLGRSSDSITTNGSSFIPDSTRPGAAAPHSSVPRSSGCSRAQARRNRPIASKPPSADVPPQPSTSRAEKNLLDFSLISLEDEGLVKEWLSGKHGVQVPSLQTRLPYLPPFLCTIKTLSKLLVQKAALEEQAASLLPSEAGGDGGTGDVLHAIGELVQQKLGDNPAYLLLKARFLAAFTLPAVLATLPPPRVRTTLSALRKEDEESDDEEWQSEKMSEEESCGNELSGVREDWKLEDEPGDRDADLLNQGMRAEESPALSALGSCTDVADAGAPQIRRSARFRKRRRRI; this is encoded by the exons atgctgctgcagaaatcCGTGGTGAGCGACCGCCTGCAGCGCCTGCTCCAGCCAAAGCTGATCAA GTTGAGTTATTGGAACCAGAAACTGGAGAAAGTGAAGACTGAAATAGAAAAACAGATCTTGGAAAAGCAAATCAAAGAATTGGAGCAAGAAATAGAAGCAATTAA CCAACTGCCAGAAAGTGACTTAATAGGAAACAGATTTGATGAGCATGACTGGGACAAAATTTCAAACATCCAC TTTGATGGACAGCGTAGCTCAGAAGAACTGAGGAAGTTTTGGCAAAATTGGGAGCATCCAAGCATCAACAAAAAGGAATGGACTGAGGAGGAAATAGAGAGGCTGAAGGAAATAGCTGCTAAACACAACTACCTGGATTGGCAGACCATtgcccaggagctgggg ACAAACAGGACAGCTTTCCAGTGTTTGCAGAAATACCAAATCCATAACAAagatttaaaaaggaaagaatggaCCAAGGATGAGGATGAGATGCTTTCAGACCTCGTTCAAGAGATGAGAGTGGGAAACCATATCCCATACAAGAAAA TTGCTTATTACATGGAAGGAAGAGATTCTGCTCAGCTGATTTACCGCTGGACAAAGAGTGTGGACCCCAGCTTGAGGAAAGGACCCTGGACAGCAGAGGAAGATGGT ATGCTGATGGCTGCAGTTCAGAAGTACAGGGAGAAGCAGTGGTACAAAATCCGGACAGAGGTGCCGGGCAGGAGCGACGCCCAGTGCCGGGACCG gtATTTAAAAGTATTGCACTGGGATGTAAAGAAAGGCAAGTGGAGCccggaggaagaggagcagctgatTGAACTGGTTCAAAAGCATGGCGTGG GTCGCTGGGCTAAAATAGCTTCAGAGCTGCCACATCGGACTCACTCTCAGTGCCAGAGCAAGTGGAGTCTCATGATTGGCTCTAAG AAGAAAAGATCTGAGGCGACCAAACGGCGCCACGGTGAcgacagctccagcccttcggagagcagcagtgaggaggacatggagctggagctggaggacaGCTCAGACgagagggagagcagcaccaCGAGAAGGGAGGAGTGTGCAGTCCCCAGCATTGACCTGTGGATACCAACACACACAGACACGCAGGTGGCAACTGCAGAGAGATACACAATCCAATCCCTCCTctctggggcagggagcagctgcagagactTTGCAAGGGCAGGATGTgacagaggaggagctgctgatcAATCCTGCCAGCTGACCACCGTGCTGAAGGGCATTGCACACCCCTATGCCACGGACGTGCTGGTGGAGAATCCTGCAGAAGTGATGGCCCAG GCTTCCCAGAGTGGAAAACATGTGCTGTGGATAAGCCTGGAGGAtgtgagaaaaatattaaagagtAACACGAGGTTCCAGAGGAAACTG ATCGTAAAACCTCCTGGCAGCCTCTTATCCCAGCCCCCtggagtggctgcagcagctgggcaggatgtcccagggctgtcagagAGAGCTCAGCGCCAGATCAAGGAGCgctggaggaggctgagcaTGGACAGGAAGCTGCTGATGGCAGTGACCCCGTGGGTGGGCaatgtgctgctgccctgcaccaTGCAGGCTGGGAGGATGCCTTTCCACCACACAAAAG ctgcagcagttcctgAGCAGATGAAGTCAGTCAGCCTCACCAGCACTCCCCTGTTTGCACTGCTCATTCAG CTCTTCCAGATTGATACCAAAGGCTGTATGAAGATTATTAAGGAGAGGAGGCTGAGGCAATTGGAGCTGCTTAAGGCTAATCAG GCTTCCCAAAATACAGAGACTACTTCAG gcaACTCATCCCAAGCTTCTTCTCAGAGGAATTCCCAACAGGGCATCCCGAAGAATGCCGGCAGGAAATCTTCTGCCTCGAGAGCCTCAGAGAGCCGTGCCCCAGCTGTGCAcagagctcccccagccctgtgccaaaGGCAGAAGCCTAAAACTGTCTCGGAATTGCTGCGAGAGAAGCGTTTAAGGGAGTACCAGGCCAAGAGGGCCGTGCAGAGGACAGTTCTGATTGCCCCACAGGTGCTGGTTACAGGGCCTCTGATAATCCAGCACCCACCACAGCAGATCATTCTGTCTGCACAAGCAGGGAGcaaacctgcagcagctgctgggacagaCAGCCAAGCACGGGGCTCACCAGGGCCCACAGAGACTTCTGCTCTTGTGCCTGAAAACCAttcctcagcagtgccagaaaatgggaaaagccCCGGTTGCTCACAAGGGACAGATCAACAGTCAAGAAAGAAACTAAAAGAGGAAGCTCTGGAAAGCAGCCCTGGAGGAGGGGTTTCTCCAGGTGTGAATCCAGCTGCATCAGAGAAGGCCCCAGACCAGGGAGGGTGCAATGGTCAGGTCACAACCAATAGCTCAgcttcagcagtgctgcagaaccAGGCTTTTGTGCCTCACCAGATCACAGTGGTGCCTCTTGGCGTGGAGTCTGGCCAGGTGTCCCTTTCCACACCAGTCACCTGTGAGCTGAAGAGGAACCGGCCCCAGCAGAGGCCAGTCCGCCTGCTGCCTGCTCTTGTCACTCCCCAATCTCCCCCTCCCGCGATTCCCAACAGCGTCCTGCCCTTCAGGTGGGTTGTAACCCCCCAGGGTGTGCTCCCCAGCACTGTGCAGACCGTGGTGGGTGTTCAGGAaatgccagctgctgctgggacaagTCAGTGCCACACAACTGTGACTTCTAACAGCAACGTCTCTGGTTTGGGAGGGACTCCTGAACCAGCTGGAGCAAATCCACCTCCCcgcagcagagcagagacaaaAGGGCCAAGTTCCCAGCGGGCAGGGGCTCCTGTAGGAAAGGCAGCTGAGCAGTCCACAGTTCCCTCACCTGTGACCTCAGTGAGTCCTGGATGCAGCACATCCAGTGTTTCTGCTGTGACCCCTGAGTGTTCAGAGCTCTCCTCCGTGGCTCCAgactcctctgcagctccagctgccagcccagccctgtgtgccGTGGTGCTGCCCCAAACACAGCCCCCTGCCAGCTCTCAGGGCTCTGattcccagcctgtgcccagcctcACCAGCTTGGGAAGAAGCAGTGACTCCATCACAACAAATGGATCATCCTTCATTCCAGACAGCAccaggccaggagctgcagctcctcacagcagTGTCCCAAGGAGCTCTGGTTGCTCTCGTGCCCAGGCACGGAGGAACAGACCCATTGCCTCCAAACCACCGAGTGCTGACGTCCCCCCACAGCCAAGCACTTCCAGGGCAGAGAAGAATCTCCTTGACTTCAGCCTCATCTCCCTGGAGGACGAGGGGCTGGTGAAGGAATGGCTGAGTGGGAAACATGGGGTTCAGGTGCCATCACTGCAGACCAGGCTGCCTTATCTGCCACCTTTCCTCTGCACCATAAAAACCCTTTCCAAGCTCCTTGTGCagaaagcagctctggaagAGCAAGCAGCCTCTCTCCTGCCCTCTGAGGCCGGTGGGGATGGGGGCACTGGGGATGTTCTCCATGCTATTGGAGAACTGGTGCAGCAGAAACTGGGTGATAACCCAGCTTACCTCCTGCTGAAAGCCAGATTCCTGGCAGCCTTCACACTCCCAGCTGTCCTGGCAACGCTGCCTCCTCCCAGAGTGAGAACAACTCTGTCAGCCCTCAGGAAGGAAGATGAGGAGAGTGATGACGAGGAGTGGCAGAGTGAGAAAATGTCTGAGGAAGAGAGTTGTGGGAATGAATTATCAGGAGTACGGGAGGACTGGAAACTTGAGGATGAGCCTGGAGACAGAGATGCTGATTTACTAAATCAG GGCATGAGGGCTGAGGAGAGCCCTGCTCTGTCTGCCTTGGGCTCCTGCACTGATGTGGCTGATGCTGGTGCTCCCCAAATCAGGAGAAGTGCCCGCttcaggaagaggaggaggaggatatgA